The proteins below come from a single Indicator indicator isolate 239-I01 chromosome 12, UM_Iind_1.1, whole genome shotgun sequence genomic window:
- the CHRAC1 gene encoding chromatin accessibility complex protein 1 — MAARLSGGENRLVSLPLSRIRVIMKSSPEVSSINQDALFLTAKATELFVQYLATYSYKHGRGKEKNALTYSDLSHTAEECETFQFLADILPKKILASKYLKMLEKEKRDGEVGEGDEDEEEEDEDEAVEDVQS; from the exons ATGGCGGCGAGATTGAGCGGTGGAGAGAACCGGTTGGTGTCGCTGCCCCTGTCGCGTATCCGCGTGATCATGAAGAGCTCACCGGAGGTCTCCAGCATCAACCAGGACGCGCTGTTCCTCACCGCCAAAGCCACG gAGCTTTTTGTTCAATATTTGGCTACATACTCCTACAAACATGGCAGAGGCAAGGAGAAGAATGCTCTAACTTACAGTGACCTGTCTCATACTGCAGAAGAGTGTGAGACCTTTCAGTTCCTTGCAG ATATCTTGCCAAAGAAGATCCTAGCTAGCAAATACCTAAAAATGCTTGAAAAAGAGAAGCGAGATGGAGAAGTGGGGGAAGGtgatgaagatgaggaggaagaagatgaagatgaagcTGTTGAAGATGTTCAGTCTTAA